A part of Aquibium oceanicum genomic DNA contains:
- the ribB gene encoding 3,4-dihydroxy-2-butanone-4-phosphate synthase, producing the protein MPYDQKKTVEALRAFERGEIVVVMDDDGRENEGDLIVAAVHCTPEKMAFIVRHTSGIVCAPMGKEDARRLNLQPMVADNDAPHSTAFTVSVDFKHGTTTGISADDRTLTVRNLANGNVGASDFVRPGHIFPLVAREGGVLMRSGHTEAAVDLCKLAGLPPVGVICELVNDNGTVMRGPQVTAFAEANGLKQVSVADLIAYRQRQETFVQRIESFDIDTPGGPARAHTYTLPWDPMHHLAIVFGDIRDGEDVPVRLHPEDVVRDMFGKTDRLQRIMKIMGERKRGVIVYLREGSVGVGHHERHRPGQGGGENHEEAVRRESEWREIGLGAQILRDLGIASIQLLASRERHYVGLEGFGIHITRTEILERD; encoded by the coding sequence ATGCCCTACGATCAGAAAAAAACCGTCGAAGCCCTGCGCGCATTCGAGCGCGGCGAGATCGTCGTCGTCATGGATGACGACGGCCGCGAGAACGAGGGCGACCTGATCGTGGCTGCGGTCCACTGCACGCCCGAGAAGATGGCCTTCATCGTGCGCCACACCTCGGGCATCGTCTGCGCGCCGATGGGCAAGGAAGACGCGCGCCGTTTGAACCTCCAGCCGATGGTCGCAGACAACGACGCGCCGCATTCGACCGCCTTCACCGTCAGCGTCGACTTCAAGCACGGCACCACCACCGGCATCTCGGCCGACGACCGGACGTTGACCGTGCGCAATCTCGCAAACGGAAACGTCGGCGCGTCGGATTTCGTGCGTCCAGGCCACATCTTCCCGCTGGTGGCACGCGAGGGCGGCGTGCTGATGCGCTCGGGCCATACGGAAGCGGCAGTGGATCTCTGCAAGCTCGCCGGCCTGCCCCCGGTCGGCGTCATCTGCGAACTGGTCAACGATAACGGCACCGTCATGCGCGGCCCGCAGGTGACGGCCTTTGCCGAGGCGAACGGCCTCAAGCAGGTCTCGGTAGCCGACCTCATCGCCTACCGCCAGCGCCAGGAAACATTCGTCCAGCGGATCGAGAGCTTCGACATCGACACTCCAGGCGGCCCGGCACGCGCCCACACCTACACGCTGCCGTGGGACCCGATGCACCACCTCGCCATCGTCTTCGGCGACATCCGCGACGGCGAAGACGTGCCGGTCCGGCTTCACCCGGAGGATGTGGTGCGCGACATGTTCGGCAAGACCGACCGGCTCCAGCGCATTATGAAGATCATGGGCGAACGCAAGCGCGGGGTCATCGTCTATCTGCGCGAAGGCTCCGTCGGCGTCGGCCACCACGAGCGCCACCGCCCGGGCCAGGGCGGCGGCGAGAACCACGAGGAAGCGGTCCGACGCGAGAGCGAATGGCGAGAGATCGGGCTCGGCGCTCAGATCCTGCGCGATCTCGGGATCGCATCTATCCAGCTACTCGCCTCGCGCGAGCGGCACTATGTAGGGCTGGAAGGGTTC